The following DNA comes from Pleuronectes platessa chromosome 9, fPlePla1.1, whole genome shotgun sequence.
cacatgttttgtgcTGACGGTTAATACAGATTTTCTGAGTGCATGTCCTCCGACAAGAATGATGGAAAAATCCATGGCTgtctaaaaataaaattcatCTCTGCTCTGTAAGATTTAATATCTGCTGCATGCCTTGCAGTGGAGTTGAATCGACGACATCAATATAAACAGGGTGAAAAATGTTggcttgaatattacagatgtttttcttttcctgcaaaTGACTCGAAGTGACTGATGACAAGCTTTTACTGACTTGTTCTTTACTTTGAAGTCACCAGGCTTCTGCCCAACAAACAACTAAGAACTCATGTATCACCGGTGCAGAGAAAACAAGGGTACTGGGAAGAAGGTGGGGAATCATACCTTCTGGTCGGGCAGTAGCGGGTTCGTCTGCAGTGAACTCAAGTGGCCGTTGATGAGTGCTGTGGGTCTGTCATGTTCACAGAACAGGCTGCCATTGATGTAGTGGAACCGGTCCCCCGGGACGAGCCGGTTCCGGCAGGTGGAACATGCGAAACACTGCGGGAGAGGGGGCAGGAGGAAAAGCAATGACAACCAGGACTGAGGACCACAAGGCACAGCTCAATCCCATTATGTAATAACACCTCAGAGCAAACACTTGTGAAGGGAAACGCACAGACATGTTCACATTTATGTGCAGAGGCTTGGTTAGAGTTGTAAAATAAAGATACAATTACTTAACAGCAATTTGTGGCTTTccttgataaataaaatgaagatTAATCCTATAAATTGGCAAGAATTAACTAAAGTacaaagttatttatttatttgtcaaacCAACAATTGAGATCGATGCAATATTAAATTTATTGTAATATAAACAGTGTTTCCACTAAGGTTTTTTTAGGGGGAGGAAGCTAACCCTTGAACATAGGTAGTGCACATGTGTAGTAAACAGGCAGTCAGAGTGAATATCCGAGGATAAAAAACATGTAGCTAGTTCAGTcttcccctttctccccctttcGCATTGAGCTACGCTGCAGAAACTTGCTTGCCTTCGCCGATGATAACACTTCCTGTATCTGACATTTTACATTAACGCCAATCTGCTGAGGATTGTCATTGTGAGTTGACAACATTACGAAGCAGCACTGATAAGTAAATGTCTAAAGTGGGCACATTGATACaatgtgacaaaaaaaagagcATTTCTCACATTACAGAAGATGATGGTTAATGTCAAATGTAAGTGTATATCAAAATAGTTGTCAATTAAATATCAACAAGCGCCATTAAGTACAGCCATCCAAATCAACATATATCCACGTATTAGTTTTATAATTAAGTGTTTTACTACAAATCAAATGCTCCAAGTTAAACagtgtgtaatgttttttttttttactttctttggctCAGGGCCATTGATAGAGGACATGAGTTTACCTTGAGATGGTACACGTTGCCCTGTGCCCTCATCACCAGTTCACTGGATGGAATGGACTGGCCACAAGCGCTGCAAGCTCCGCTGTTTCCAAATAATCtgagagaaagggaa
Coding sequences within:
- the lmo4b gene encoding LIM domain transcription factor LMO4b isoform X2, with protein sequence MVNPGGSSQPPPVGTGSLSWKRCAGCGGKIADRFLLYTMDSYWHSRCLKCSCCQAQLGEIGTSCYTKSGMILCRNDYIRLFGNSGACSACGQSIPSSELVMRAQGNVYHLKCFACSTCRNRLVPGDRFHYINGSLFCEHDRPTALINGHLSSLQTNPLLPDQKV
- the lmo4b gene encoding LIM domain transcription factor LMO4b isoform X1, which produces MVNPGGSSQPPPVGTGSLSWKRCAGCGGKIADRFLLYTMDSYWHSRCLKCSCCQAQLGEIGTSCYTKSGMILCRNDYIRLFGNSGACSACGQSIPSSELVMRAQGNVYHLKCFACSTCRNRLVPGDRFHYINGSLFCEHDRPTALINGHLSSLQTNPLLPDQKVC